The DNA region TGAACGGCGTCGGGAAAATGCTTCTGGAAAATCACCTCAAAAGCTGCGTCGTGGAGCGTCTGCAAGAGGGGGATCTGGAAGTGGTGGACGAGCTGATGACCACCATGAAGAAACTGCTCAAATGAGGGGCACAACCCGACGGAAAGGGTCCGGTCCCATGAAAAAATCCGCCGGGCGCATGCCGGCGGATTTTCCGGGCCGTATCGGGATCACGTTTCATCCCAGCAAAAAGACTGGCGGGAAATGCCAGCCCTTTTGCCCAAGGGGGTCAAACAAGATGTGATTAGGTGTTCGCACATTTAGTATATCAAATATTTCGACGCAGTGTAAACCCTTTTTTTACGGAAATCGTGAACTTTTTTATTTCCGGAAATGCCTTCGATTGGATGTTTCCCACTTGATGAGAGGAAATCCTTGAAATTTACAGATCAATCATTGACATTTTCAGAAATCGCCGGTTGTCTCCGGTTCATCCTGCATCATCCGGCCTTCTCCGGTATTCCGGTTCCGAACATGAAAAACCCGGCCGGGTCATGCCCGACCGGGAGTCGAACGCTCAAATCATGATGGACGAAGTACTGCTTTCAAAGATTTTGATTCCAGCCTTCTCGCGCATCATGACCAGATATTTGGTATACAGCCGCCAATAGGCCTGCCACAGAGGATCGGCGAACGACCGGTAATGGATCTTCAGCCCGAGACGGGTGGCTTCCTGGTGATCGATCACCGTTCCGTGATTGGGATACTTTTCGATGTTGCTGAGCTGCTCCGCCACTTTCCGTGCCGCCCGGACGTCATTTTTGAACATGGAACGGCTCAACCACTTGACAGCCAAACGTTTCGAATGTTCGATCGATTTGTGACAAAAATCGATCAATGCGGCATCCACCCCTTGCAAGAAGGGCAAATACGCAGGGTTGAGCGGCTGTCCGCCGGCATGCTCCCGCTTGATCAGCTCGAGCCCGTTGAGAAACGCCTGTGCCGGACGATATTGATACCCGAACGTCGTGGGAATGGACACCTGGGGATCAATCGGTCCGAGTTCCGATGTATCGCTCATCATGATCTCATCCGCCGCCAGCGAAATCAGCGTCGCTGCGCTTTTGGCCGCCTGGGGAACGACGACGCGCAAGTGCCTGGTTCTGGACAACAGCGTGTGCACCAGCGTTTCCGCCGCATTGGGGTCACCGCCGGGGCTTTCGAGGAGCAGATCCACGTCACTGTTTTCATCCAGCGAGGCCACGATTTCACAGAAGGGGGCGATATCCTCACGCAAAATGGCGCTCTCGGGATGGGACAGATTGGCGATATACACCAAAATCCTTCGCCCGGTCGCCTTCTCCATTTCGCGGATGAACTCCTGGCGTTCATATCGGTCACGGTGAATCGCATGGTACAGCGGTGTCTGATTGGGCATGGGCATTTTAAAGCTCATCGTGCCCGCACTCACCCCCGTGGGATCTTTGGTTTAGTCCCGGTACGGTCGGCCGTACAGCTTTTCTTTTTTCGGTCTCATCCCCAACAATTCCATATCCTGCTTGAGCTTCTGCATGTTGCGGGCAAGTTCCTCGTATTCGTTCTTCTTGTTCCAGCGTGCCAGGAGTTCCTCCTTGGCCGCGATCAGCGCGTGAAGCATGTACGTTCCTCCTTGAAAACCGCAGGATATCTTAAGTATACTATATGTTTTCATCTTCAGGAAGGTCTCATGCATCCGACCCTGGTCACAAAAAAACGAAACTCACCCGTCCAGCGCCAGATTCACCTTGTACCCCGAGTGCTTGCGCACATTGAGCACCCCGACATCGAGCACCAGATACTGCCCCTTGATCCCCATGAGACGGCCGTTGATCTCCGGTTGCTTGTCGAGACTGATCGACTTGACGGTTTTCGGCGGTTCCACTTCCGGGTAGCGGATCTCGGTCACCTCCACCTCTTCCAGCCACCAGGTCCGGTACTCCTCCGGCAGAAGGGCCCGCACCTCTTCCCGAACGTCAAACAGATCACGATCGGCCACTTCGTTTTTCAGCATTTTGCGCCAATCGGTCCGATCGGACAAAAAACCGGCCAAATGCGCTTCGATGACGCCGGCCAGGTGGCGGGTGGGGACTTCGAGAATGGGCATGGCCCGCACCGCTCCCTGGTCGATCCACCGTTCCACCATGCGCCGCTTGCGGGTGATGCCCACTTTCACGTCACTGCTCAGGGCCAGATAGACAATGTGCGGCTGCATGCAGTGCTCTTCCCCGAACTTCGGATCCCGGCACGTTCCCCTCTCAAAATGGCACATCGACGGTTTCACGATGCACAGGTCGTTTTCCGCCAGTTTGGTGAAGCACGGCCAGCATGAACCGCAGTTGTAGGTTTTCTTCACTTTCCTTCCGCAATGGATGCAATGAATCTCACCGAGGAACGAAATCCGCACCGTGCGGCCCAGCCACTCATCCAGCGGTATCTCTTCGCCTCCCACTCTCGCGAAGAACGAGACCGGTTCCCCGTATTGATGCGAAAGCGGCAGGAGATGTCCCGTCCGGTCCAAGGCAGGTCATCCTTTCTTTCCGTGGACTTCCTCTTCCCACTCCCTGCCATTGTACCATCTCCGGAAGATCAGCGAAACGGATTTTTGAAGCGGTACGGAGGCTCCAGCCCCCGCCGGAACCGTTTCCACCCCGGTCTGAGCCGGAGAAGGATCAGGACGCCCAACACCAGCACCACAAACCAGACCGTCATTTGGGAGATGAACACCAGCCCCAGCAAAATGACGCCCACCGTGGTGAAAAACGAGGCCAGGAACAGGTAACGGGTGGCCGCCAGAGACAGCAACCAGATGATGACTCCGATGAACATCAGCACCGGGCTGAGGATGAGCAGCGCCCCGGCCGCCACCGCCAACCCCCGGCCGCCCCTGAATCCGAGAAAGACCGAATACATCGATCCGAGCGTCACCGTGACGGCCGCGAAACAAGCCCCCGCCCAACCGGCGACGC from Staphylospora marina includes:
- a CDS encoding SDH family Clp fold serine proteinase, with the protein product MSFKMPMPNQTPLYHAIHRDRYERQEFIREMEKATGRRILVYIANLSHPESAILREDIAPFCEIVASLDENSDVDLLLESPGGDPNAAETLVHTLLSRTRHLRVVVPQAAKSAATLISLAADEIMMSDTSELGPIDPQVSIPTTFGYQYRPAQAFLNGLELIKREHAGGQPLNPAYLPFLQGVDAALIDFCHKSIEHSKRLAVKWLSRSMFKNDVRAARKVAEQLSNIEKYPNHGTVIDHQEATRLGLKIHYRSFADPLWQAYWRLYTKYLVMMREKAGIKIFESSTSSIMI
- a CDS encoding DUF2797 domain-containing protein, coding for MDRTGHLLPLSHQYGEPVSFFARVGGEEIPLDEWLGRTVRISFLGEIHCIHCGRKVKKTYNCGSCWPCFTKLAENDLCIVKPSMCHFERGTCRDPKFGEEHCMQPHIVYLALSSDVKVGITRKRRMVERWIDQGAVRAMPILEVPTRHLAGVIEAHLAGFLSDRTDWRKMLKNEVADRDLFDVREEVRALLPEEYRTWWLEEVEVTEIRYPEVEPPKTVKSISLDKQPEINGRLMGIKGQYLVLDVGVLNVRKHSGYKVNLALDG
- a CDS encoding glycerol-3-phosphate acyltransferase — translated: MKWLLAVIIAYLIGAFPLHLWAVPRLSVAGRIPPPHALYPREAFLLVLIDVVKGMAATLLAFGVAGWAGACFAAVTVTLGSMYSVFLGFRGGRGLAVAAGALLILSPVLMFIGVIIWLLSLAATRYLFLASFFTTVGVILLGLVFISQMTVWFVVLVLGVLILLRLRPGWKRFRRGLEPPYRFKNPFR